Within the Tessaracoccus flavescens genome, the region ACCGAGGTAGTCGACCACGTCGCGGGCGATCGGCCAGTCGTTGGCGGCGGTCACGTCCGAGAGCAGCACCTCGACGGAGCGTCCGCGCACCCGGCAGATCACGAAGAACTCGCCGTTGATGGAGACCCAGCCGTCGGCGCCGGAGTCGCCGGGAAGGCGGTTCAGCTGGCGGATCAGCTCGTCGAGGTCGTTGGCCAGGTCGAAGTCCATAGGCACGATGGTCGGCTTGCCGTCCTCACGGTAGAGGGCAACGACCAGGTCGACATCGTCCTCCGAGGCGTCCTCAAGATCGTCGTCGTAGTCGTCCTCGTCGCTGTCGGCGTCGTCCTTCAGATCGAACGGCTCCGCGTCGTCGTCGAACACGTCCACGGCTCTCTCCTTCCAACGCGACCACACGTGAGTTCCCATCCTTGCACGCCTGCCCGGAAGACACACCTCCTACCCCCTTCCGGTCACTACCGGCGCCGGATGTGGGACAGTTGGTCCGTGGAAGTACGCGTCGTTCAGCATCCCCTCGTCGATCACAAGCTCTCGCTGCTGCGCAGCAAGACGACCCCGCAGCCGAATTTCCGGAAGCTGGTCGACGAACTGGTCACCCTCCTCGCCTACGAGGCGACGTTCGGAGTGCGCGTCAACGAGGTCGACATCGAGACCCCGATCACGATGACGAAGGGCACCCGCCTCGCGAACCCGGCCCCGCTGGTCGTCCCCATTCTCCGCGCTGGCCTCGGCATGCTCGACGGCATGCTCCGCCTCGTCCCGACGGCAGAGGTCGGCTTCCTCGGCATGATCCGCGACGAGGAGACGCTCCAGCCCATGACCTACGCCGAGCGCCTCCCGCAGGACCTGTCCGGGCGCCAGTGCTACGTCCTCGACCCGATGCTCGCCACGGGCGGCTCGCTCGGCGGGGCGGTGCAGTTCCTGGTCGACCGCGGCGCCGACGACATCACCTGCATCTGCCTGCTCGCCGCCCCCGAGGGCATCGAGAAGCTGCAGGGCCTGCTGTCCGACCTCAAGGTTCCGTGCAGCCTCGTCGT harbors:
- a CDS encoding tRNA adenosine deaminase-associated protein, with amino-acid sequence MGTHVWSRWKERAVDVFDDDAEPFDLKDDADSDEDDYDDDLEDASEDDVDLVVALYREDGKPTIVPMDFDLANDLDELIRQLNRLPGDSGADGWVSINGEFFVICRVRGRSVEVLLSDVTAANDWPIARDVVDYLGVELPDEDDEPAPLGDMEMYAASGLRAFELEAITTDYDEDSDELLGRIAERLKVGDEFERAAEAFDD
- the upp gene encoding uracil phosphoribosyltransferase, with protein sequence MWDSWSVEVRVVQHPLVDHKLSLLRSKTTPQPNFRKLVDELVTLLAYEATFGVRVNEVDIETPITMTKGTRLANPAPLVVPILRAGLGMLDGMLRLVPTAEVGFLGMIRDEETLQPMTYAERLPQDLSGRQCYVLDPMLATGGSLGGAVQFLVDRGADDITCICLLAAPEGIEKLQGLLSDLKVPCSLVVAAVDEKLDENGYIVPGLGDAGDRLYGLAQ